From Paraburkholderia sabiae, a single genomic window includes:
- a CDS encoding ATP-binding protein: MSNSMRNQPATYGSEQQFRILVQGVTDYAIFMLSPTGIVTSWNVGAQRIKGYSEAEIIGQHFSCFYTDEDRAAGLPAQILATAARDGRAEREGWRVRSDGTRFWAHVVVDAIRDETGTLLGFAKVTRDITERSEAAAALEKANAALFQAQKMEAIGRLTGGVAHDFNNLLSVLSNGLQILAMQSRTPLDMKMIEGMRRAVERGASLTQQLLSFARQQPLQAQVYDLNALIGDFEPMLRRAGNQQIHCELALHTRETFALVDAARFEAALLNLVVNAVDAMPEGGAITIKTEFVESRLPVTVALPAGNYVRISVADTGSGMSEDVLAQALDPFFTTKPAGKGTGLGLSQVYGFITQSGGDVVISSKVGNGTTVDLYLPASQPVGAVQLAASKRKVETVLLVEDEPDVLAVATELFVSIGYEVVPASGASEAVDILSQRQDIGVLFADITMPRGMSGIDLACQVREAHPGIKIVLTSGYPQAALRNEHAVLSDFTFVHKPYRLADLAKALRA, translated from the coding sequence ATGAGCAATTCGATGAGAAATCAACCCGCCACATATGGATCGGAACAGCAGTTCCGCATCCTTGTGCAGGGCGTAACCGACTATGCGATCTTCATGCTCTCTCCGACGGGAATCGTGACCAGCTGGAACGTGGGCGCACAGCGGATCAAGGGATACAGCGAGGCGGAGATCATCGGGCAGCATTTTTCGTGCTTCTACACCGACGAGGACCGGGCGGCGGGGTTACCCGCACAAATCCTGGCCACGGCAGCAAGAGACGGTCGCGCCGAGCGTGAAGGATGGCGCGTCCGGAGCGACGGCACCCGGTTCTGGGCGCATGTGGTTGTCGATGCGATTCGTGACGAGACGGGAACCCTTCTCGGCTTTGCGAAAGTGACGCGCGACATCACGGAGCGCAGCGAGGCGGCGGCAGCACTTGAAAAGGCAAACGCCGCGCTGTTCCAGGCGCAGAAGATGGAAGCGATCGGGAGACTGACAGGCGGTGTCGCCCATGACTTCAATAATCTGCTATCGGTACTGTCCAACGGTTTGCAGATTCTGGCAATGCAGTCAAGAACGCCGCTCGACATGAAGATGATCGAAGGCATGCGGCGCGCAGTTGAGCGCGGCGCCTCGCTCACGCAGCAGCTATTGTCGTTTGCGCGCCAACAGCCGTTGCAGGCACAGGTCTATGACCTCAATGCGCTGATCGGCGATTTCGAGCCGATGCTGAGGCGTGCCGGCAACCAGCAGATACATTGCGAACTCGCTTTGCACACACGCGAGACTTTTGCGCTTGTTGACGCTGCACGTTTCGAAGCTGCGCTGCTAAACCTTGTCGTCAACGCCGTCGACGCGATGCCGGAAGGCGGTGCGATAACCATAAAAACCGAGTTCGTCGAATCCCGCCTTCCGGTGACGGTGGCGCTCCCGGCAGGCAATTACGTTCGCATTTCGGTAGCGGACACTGGCTCGGGCATGTCGGAAGATGTGCTGGCGCAGGCGCTCGACCCCTTCTTCACGACGAAGCCGGCTGGCAAGGGCACAGGCCTTGGGCTTAGCCAGGTGTACGGCTTTATCACGCAGTCTGGCGGCGATGTCGTTATCTCAAGCAAAGTCGGTAACGGTACGACAGTTGACCTGTACCTGCCGGCCTCCCAACCTGTTGGTGCCGTGCAGTTAGCCGCGTCAAAAAGGAAGGTCGAGACGGTGTTGCTCGTCGAGGATGAGCCCGACGTGCTGGCCGTTGCCACCGAGCTGTTTGTAAGCATCGGTTATGAAGTTGTGCCAGCCAGCGGCGCATCGGAGGCTGTCGACATACTCAGCCAGCGGCAGGACATCGGTGTGCTGTTCGCCGATATCACGATGCCACGCGGCATGAGCGGCATCGACCTCGCTTGCCAGGTCCGCGAGGCGCACCCCGGCATCAAGATCGTGCTGACGTCGGGCTATCCACAGGCCGCATTGCGCAACGAGCATGCGGTCCTCAGCGACTTTACCTTTGTTCACAAGCCGTATCGGCTCGCGGATCTTGCGAAGGCACTGCGCGCATGA
- a CDS encoding HU family DNA-binding protein: MNRQDLIDAIAASTGESKSRTGEALDAIIETMQLVGFGSFSTGARAERAGRNPSTGETITIPAAKTVKFTPGKAFKDAVNAA; the protein is encoded by the coding sequence ATGAACAGACAGGATCTTATTGACGCCATCGCCGCCAGCACGGGCGAAAGCAAGTCCAGAACGGGCGAAGCCCTTGATGCCATTATCGAGACGATGCAGCTCGTTGGCTTCGGCTCGTTTTCCACGGGCGCGCGTGCCGAGCGCGCCGGCCGCAATCCGTCGACGGGCGAAACCATCACGATCCCCGCCGCCAAAACCGTCAAGTTCACCCCGGGCAAGGCGTTCAAGGACGCAGTCAATGCAGCGTAA
- a CDS encoding DUF1488 family protein codes for METIELAPQVLANRRGVAFSVVHRGSTIECVITLAALEGCFWLECRADDARILKRFNDGYRRIRAIAERRLLAHPAAKLELTPDDFARP; via the coding sequence ATGGAAACCATCGAACTCGCCCCGCAGGTCCTCGCGAACCGTCGCGGCGTGGCCTTTTCTGTAGTGCACCGGGGCAGCACCATCGAGTGCGTGATCACCCTCGCCGCGCTCGAAGGCTGCTTCTGGCTGGAGTGCCGCGCGGACGATGCGCGGATCCTGAAACGGTTCAATGACGGCTACCGCCGCATCCGCGCCATCGCCGAGCGAAGGTTGCTCGCGCATCCAGCGGCAAAGCTTGAACTTACCCCGGATGACTTCGCCCGTCCGTAA
- a CDS encoding alpha/beta fold hydrolase produces MDIETNGTRIHVSQLGSGELALVFLHYYGGSSRTWDKVAKALPDRYRIVATDHRGWGDSAAPAHGYRIEDLANDAEGVIEALGLKRFVLVGHSMGGKVAQLMASRRPKGLEGLVLVAPSPPSPMLLSDEERATLSRAYQSRESVEFVIDRVLTARPLDAACREQVIEDSLKAAPQAKAAWPEVAMREDISVAVASIVVPTIVVSGEQDQVDRVATLQAELLPRIPHAAMHILPGTGHLSPLEAPVEVAQNIARFVAAIEDKSVVCNSPADVPAAFDAAMNAGDLDALLRVFSNNATMRMTNGDVAQESPGDLRRSLAHLLAMRPHIRNTVRRVLSSGEIALVLLDWTLSIPRPDGQKHVEQGAAAQVLEKGRDGGWRLRISNPLGLN; encoded by the coding sequence ATGGACATCGAAACGAACGGTACGCGCATTCACGTCTCGCAGCTAGGCAGCGGAGAGCTTGCGCTGGTCTTCCTGCACTACTATGGCGGATCGTCGCGCACATGGGACAAGGTTGCGAAGGCGCTGCCGGACCGGTACCGCATCGTGGCTACGGACCATCGCGGCTGGGGCGACTCCGCTGCACCCGCGCATGGCTACCGTATCGAGGATCTGGCGAACGACGCCGAGGGCGTGATCGAGGCGCTGGGTTTGAAGCGCTTCGTGCTTGTCGGTCATTCGATGGGCGGCAAGGTCGCGCAACTCATGGCGTCGCGGAGGCCGAAAGGGCTCGAAGGTCTCGTGCTGGTCGCGCCGTCGCCGCCCTCCCCCATGCTTCTCTCCGACGAGGAACGCGCGACATTGTCGCGCGCTTACCAGTCACGCGAATCGGTCGAGTTCGTGATCGACCGCGTCCTCACCGCGAGACCGCTCGATGCCGCGTGTCGCGAACAGGTCATCGAGGACAGCCTGAAGGCCGCACCGCAAGCGAAGGCTGCGTGGCCCGAGGTCGCGATGCGCGAAGATATCTCCGTAGCGGTGGCGTCTATCGTCGTGCCGACCATCGTCGTCTCCGGAGAGCAGGATCAGGTGGATCGGGTCGCGACGTTACAGGCTGAACTGTTGCCTCGCATTCCGCATGCGGCGATGCACATCCTTCCCGGCACCGGGCACCTGTCGCCACTCGAAGCACCAGTGGAAGTTGCGCAAAACATCGCGAGGTTCGTCGCTGCGATAGAAGACAAGTCTGTAGTGTGCAACTCGCCTGCGGACGTCCCGGCCGCCTTCGATGCAGCGATGAACGCAGGCGATCTCGATGCATTACTTCGCGTGTTCAGCAATAACGCCACTATGCGAATGACAAACGGTGACGTCGCGCAGGAAAGCCCTGGCGACTTACGTCGGTCGCTTGCCCATTTGCTGGCGATGCGACCGCATATTCGAAATACCGTGCGCCGCGTACTGTCGAGCGGCGAGATTGCGCTCGTTCTGCTGGACTGGACCCTCAGCATCCCGCGACCCGACGGCCAGAAGCACGTAGAACAGGGGGCTGCAGCCCAGGTCTTGGAGAAAGGCCGCGATGGTGGCTGGCGGCTCAGAATCTCGAATCCACTCGGATTGAATTGA
- a CDS encoding LysR family transcriptional regulator: protein MDRLTSLGVFVAAVEEGSFAAAARRFGLSPAMAGKHVSEIEARLNARLLQRTTRRLSLTDTGQAYYERCKQILETYDEANREASDSHGTARGVMRVAAPVTFGAMHLGQVVARYVEDHPKVNVEVVLGDRYVDLLDAGIDVAIRIGRLEDPALVTRRIAPCRMVVCASRAYLERHGTPRKPRDLLQAPRLVFSEAVSAGDWTLFDAKGRAHVIEGPVRVSANNTQMLLSAALAGAGIAYGPTFVFGEHLRNGELVALLPAYRATELVVQAVYPSARRIPFKVRRFVDYLGEAFGDDPPWDDWSVRKNRQKPNLSFGLSLNQI, encoded by the coding sequence ATGGATCGACTGACAAGTCTTGGCGTGTTCGTTGCGGCCGTGGAAGAAGGCAGCTTCGCGGCGGCCGCGCGGCGTTTCGGGCTTTCGCCCGCGATGGCGGGCAAGCACGTAAGTGAGATTGAGGCACGGCTGAATGCGCGACTCCTTCAACGCACGACGCGGCGCCTGAGCCTGACGGACACGGGCCAGGCCTATTACGAGCGCTGCAAACAGATTCTCGAGACATACGACGAAGCCAACCGGGAGGCCAGCGATTCACACGGCACGGCCCGCGGCGTCATGCGCGTCGCCGCGCCCGTCACGTTCGGTGCGATGCATCTCGGACAGGTCGTTGCGCGCTATGTCGAAGACCACCCGAAGGTGAATGTCGAGGTCGTGCTCGGGGATCGTTATGTCGATCTGCTCGATGCGGGCATCGACGTCGCTATCCGGATCGGGCGACTGGAAGACCCGGCGCTGGTAACACGCCGGATCGCCCCTTGCCGGATGGTCGTGTGCGCATCGCGCGCATACCTCGAGCGGCATGGAACGCCGCGCAAGCCGCGCGATCTGCTTCAGGCGCCCAGACTCGTGTTCAGCGAAGCGGTATCCGCCGGGGACTGGACGTTGTTCGATGCGAAGGGCCGTGCACATGTTATCGAAGGACCCGTGCGGGTGTCGGCTAACAACACGCAGATGCTGCTGTCGGCCGCGCTCGCGGGCGCCGGGATTGCGTACGGCCCGACATTCGTCTTTGGGGAGCATCTGCGGAACGGGGAACTTGTCGCGCTGCTGCCGGCTTACCGTGCCACCGAGCTGGTGGTTCAGGCCGTCTATCCAAGCGCTCGCCGGATACCGTTCAAAGTGCGCCGGTTCGTCGATTACCTTGGCGAAGCGTTCGGCGACGATCCGCCCTGGGATGATTGGAGCGTGAGAAAAAACCGCCAGAAACCCAATTTGAGCTTTGGCCTTTCTTTGAACCAGATTTGA